In the Kaistella sp. 97-N-M2 genome, one interval contains:
- the panD gene encoding aspartate 1-decarboxylase, whose product MLVEVFKSKIHRVRVTESDLNYIGSITIDEELLEASGIIVGERVYIVNVNNGERFDTYAIKGKRKSGEICLNGPAARRVQKNDIIIIMSYAQMTPEEAKTFQPKIIFPDEQTNLLT is encoded by the coding sequence ATGCTAGTTGAAGTTTTTAAATCCAAAATTCACAGAGTTCGGGTCACAGAATCTGATCTTAATTATATCGGCAGTATTACCATCGACGAGGAGCTTCTGGAAGCATCCGGAATCATCGTTGGCGAACGCGTATATATCGTTAATGTTAACAATGGCGAACGTTTCGATACCTATGCCATCAAAGGAAAAAGAAAGTCCGGGGAAATTTGTCTGAACGGTCCCGCTGCGCGGCGCGTTCAGAAGAACGATATCATCATCATCATGTCTTACGCGCAAATGACGCCGGAGGAGGCAAAAACGTTTCAGCCCAAAATTATTTTCCCGGACGAACAGACGAATTTGCTTACTTAA
- a CDS encoding YqgE/AlgH family protein, whose protein sequence is MNYSYKGKILISTPDISGDIFSRSVVLIVDHNEEGAFGLILNKKNKKMSGRLLHIFGFTVDVYEGGPVENEKIFFINKGQKVTEHFSEINNEFYLTEDIENVISGIIDEQISVDEIKVFSGYSGWGSQQLEDEVRRKMWTVVDVYNLDYTLPNDQTLWKNIMQNLGGEFLLWANAPDNISMN, encoded by the coding sequence ATGAATTATTCGTACAAAGGTAAAATTTTAATTTCCACGCCGGATATCTCCGGGGATATATTTTCGCGCTCTGTAGTCTTGATTGTCGATCATAATGAGGAAGGTGCTTTCGGACTCATCCTGAATAAAAAGAACAAAAAGATGAGCGGCCGTTTGCTGCATATTTTTGGCTTTACTGTCGACGTTTATGAGGGTGGTCCGGTAGAAAATGAAAAGATATTCTTCATCAACAAAGGACAAAAAGTAACGGAGCATTTTTCGGAAATCAATAATGAATTTTATCTCACCGAAGACATTGAAAATGTGATCTCCGGAATTATTGACGAGCAGATCAGCGTTGATGAGATTAAAGTTTTTTCCGGCTATTCGGGATGGGGAAGCCAGCAGCTGGAGGACGAAGTGCGCCGAAAAATGTGGACGGTAGTGGATGTGTATAATTTGGATTATACTTTACCGAATGATCAAACGCTCTGGAAAAATATTATGCAGAATCTGGGCGGCGAATTTTTGCTTTGGGCCAATGCACCCGATAACATTTCGATGAATTAA
- a CDS encoding aminotransferase class IV, whose amino-acid sequence MDALIYTSENFQSRNRAFLWGDAVRVSFFVRASRVIMAEECYFFLMASMRKMRMNIPLSYTLEFFMNLFEEKVIQHGVSDGIIHFLVYRDAVKDSSAKSDVSFYFEVKLLNDVLAIQGNNEMDLLKEISVGANFLNTIRTHSPENIYAEIYATENDLDDVILLNPNKKIARSIFGNLLFLEGNTIKIIKTTEGAYISPLMENFVTFVHKSNLAEIQEVEMIAFESQKAEEILMISDEKGIFSVTKIRNKTFETTRFTGIVEEWKIAFG is encoded by the coding sequence TTGGACGCTTTAATTTATACCTCCGAAAATTTTCAAAGCCGAAACCGCGCTTTTCTTTGGGGCGATGCTGTTCGGGTATCTTTTTTTGTCCGCGCTTCGCGAGTGATTATGGCAGAGGAATGTTACTTTTTCCTTATGGCTTCCATGCGAAAAATGCGCATGAACATCCCGCTTTCCTACACGCTGGAATTTTTTATGAATCTTTTTGAGGAGAAGGTTATACAGCACGGCGTTTCCGATGGAATCATCCATTTTTTGGTGTATCGCGATGCTGTAAAGGACAGCAGTGCCAAGTCCGACGTTTCCTTTTATTTCGAGGTTAAGCTGCTGAATGACGTGCTGGCAATTCAGGGAAACAACGAAATGGATCTCCTCAAGGAAATCAGCGTGGGCGCTAACTTTCTAAATACCATTCGCACGCACTCTCCCGAAAATATCTACGCCGAAATCTACGCCACAGAAAATGATCTGGATGATGTGATCCTGCTGAATCCGAATAAAAAAATTGCAAGGAGTATTTTCGGCAATCTTCTTTTTTTGGAAGGAAACACCATTAAGATCATTAAAACTACGGAAGGAGCCTATATTTCGCCTCTGATGGAAAACTTCGTAACCTTTGTGCACAAAAGTAATCTGGCCGAAATACAGGAGGTTGAAATGATCGCCTTTGAATCTCAAAAAGCAGAAGAAATTTTGATGATCTCCGACGAGAAAGGGATTTTTTCGGTGACCAAAATTAGAAATAAAACTTTCGAAACAACGAGATTTACCGGGATCGTGGAGGAGTGGAAGATCGCTTTCGGCTAA
- a CDS encoding OstA-like protein: MKGFFVVFLFWSITIFAQIPTQPKDPAVKDPFFNQTAANAQGEKVQLIHSDTFGIVKGKYDDNPFFSGNVQFFHQGSTLTADEVIFYREQNFVRAIGNVKLQNADGSVITSGEMEYDGNTQKGIAKKNVVLTDPGQTIKTETLYYNRLSNNAYFNTGGTISKDGNIMYTKSANYDLNSRIIDFTGSVKIDNPEYTVEGVNIIQNQNTNTATFNGATTITNKKNPSNLIYTEKGTYNMNSKEVYLKKNSRINYNGKILTGDDMYFNQITGFGTAKGNVTLRDPQEQRYMKGGYGEIFEKKDSAMMTDRPYAVKILEKDSMYFSAERILAYQKPDAENPVKKKSFLRAYKKSRMFKTNIQVRADSLSFNETDGIMHLDGNPIAWSGEKQVTGDKIEAYFDTENEFIDSLRVIENAFAISKADSLNMKDEFNQIKGKLMIVYYNQNQVNLAKVIGNAQAITYADDQNEKTKEVERIGVSLSTCGTIEAEFEDKKVQIISCNIGANTDIYPMSLISREKRFFPDFNWNTKDRLRKWEDIFLDSPAYEEVKYESDDALYNAAQKSIDDAKAKDEARKPKRVRK, translated from the coding sequence ATGAAAGGTTTTTTCGTTGTTTTTCTTTTCTGGAGTATTACTATTTTTGCGCAGATTCCTACGCAGCCGAAAGATCCTGCTGTTAAAGACCCTTTCTTTAATCAGACGGCGGCCAATGCGCAGGGTGAAAAAGTGCAGCTTATACACTCCGATACTTTTGGGATTGTTAAAGGAAAATATGACGATAACCCGTTCTTTTCCGGCAATGTTCAGTTTTTTCATCAAGGCTCCACGCTGACTGCGGATGAGGTGATCTTTTATCGCGAACAGAATTTCGTGAGAGCGATCGGAAATGTGAAACTTCAAAATGCGGATGGCTCTGTAATTACTTCGGGAGAAATGGAGTATGATGGTAACACTCAGAAAGGAATTGCGAAAAAAAATGTAGTTCTAACCGATCCCGGACAAACCATTAAAACCGAAACACTGTACTACAACCGGCTCTCCAACAACGCTTATTTCAACACGGGCGGTACCATTTCGAAAGATGGAAACATCATGTATACAAAATCTGCGAACTACGATCTCAACAGCCGAATTATCGATTTTACCGGCAGCGTGAAGATTGATAATCCCGAATATACGGTAGAAGGAGTAAATATCATCCAGAATCAAAATACAAATACGGCCACTTTCAACGGTGCGACCACCATCACCAACAAAAAAAATCCCTCCAACCTAATCTACACGGAAAAAGGAACTTATAACATGAATTCCAAAGAAGTGTATTTAAAGAAAAACTCGCGCATTAATTATAATGGAAAAATTCTTACGGGCGACGATATGTACTTTAATCAGATCACCGGATTCGGAACGGCGAAAGGTAATGTAACGCTGCGCGATCCGCAGGAACAGCGTTATATGAAAGGCGGTTACGGCGAAATATTCGAGAAAAAAGATTCCGCGATGATGACCGACCGTCCCTATGCCGTAAAGATTCTCGAAAAAGATTCCATGTATTTTTCCGCTGAAAGAATTTTAGCTTATCAAAAGCCCGATGCGGAAAATCCTGTGAAGAAGAAAAGTTTTCTGCGCGCTTACAAAAAATCGCGCATGTTTAAAACCAATATTCAGGTCCGTGCAGATTCGCTCAGTTTTAACGAAACCGACGGAATTATGCATCTCGATGGCAATCCTATTGCCTGGAGTGGCGAAAAGCAGGTTACCGGAGATAAAATAGAAGCATATTTTGATACAGAAAATGAATTCATCGATTCGCTGCGCGTTATCGAAAATGCTTTTGCCATCAGCAAAGCCGATTCGCTGAATATGAAAGACGAATTTAATCAAATCAAAGGAAAACTTATGATTGTTTATTACAATCAAAACCAGGTCAATCTTGCGAAAGTTATCGGCAATGCGCAGGCGATCACTTACGCAGACGATCAGAACGAAAAAACAAAAGAAGTGGAGAGAATAGGTGTCTCTTTGTCCACGTGCGGAACGATTGAAGCCGAATTTGAAGATAAAAAAGTACAAATTATTTCCTGTAACATTGGTGCGAATACCGACATTTATCCCATGAGTTTAATTTCGCGGGAGAAGCGGTTTTTCCCCGATTTCAACTGGAATACGAAAGACCGCCTGCGGAAATGGGAAGATATCTTCCTTGATTCGCCCGCTTATGAAGAAGTTAAGTACGAGTCCGACGACGCCTTATACAACGCTGCACAAAAAAGCATCGATGATGCCAAAGCGAAAGATGAAGCCCGGAAACCGAAGCGCGTCCGCAAATAA
- a CDS encoding Fur family transcriptional regulator, translating to MDAKHKELNITTIKDVLRQYLQQKGFRNTPERYTILEEIYMMEHHFNVDDLYLLMMQKKYHVSKATIYNTIEIFLDAGLIRKHQFGEKTLTSSSYEKSYFDKQHDHLVVYKTGSDKEIAEIIEFCDPRIQGIKESIESTFGVNIDSHSLYFYGTKKE from the coding sequence ATGGACGCTAAACATAAGGAACTTAATATCACTACAATAAAGGACGTTTTAAGACAATACCTTCAGCAGAAGGGTTTTAGAAACACGCCCGAACGCTATACGATCTTAGAGGAAATTTATATGATGGAACATCACTTTAATGTTGATGATCTCTATCTTTTGATGATGCAGAAGAAATACCACGTTTCCAAAGCCACTATTTACAACACCATCGAAATCTTTCTCGATGCCGGGCTTATCCGAAAACATCAGTTTGGAGAAAAAACCCTCACGTCTTCCTCGTATGAAAAATCTTATTTCGATAAGCAGCACGACCATTTGGTTGTCTATAAAACGGGTTCTGATAAAGAGATCGCAGAAATCATTGAGTTTTGCGACCCGCGAATCCAGGGCATCAAAGAATCCATTGAAAGTACTTTTGGGGTGAATATCGATTCGCATTCTCTTTATTTTTACGGTACCAAAAAGGAGTAA
- a CDS encoding lysylphosphatidylglycerol synthase transmembrane domain-containing protein → MEETTKSNTLKTFLTIAVSFAIAALFMWFALKGMEFEKIAGYFEKANYFWVFAAAVFGVLAYWFRAIRWNLLLEPMGYQISNSNAFWTISFGYLMNLTIPRSGELARSTALFGVEKVPVEKSFGTIILERVVDLICMLGFLGLTLIFKYKAIVSFYQYVTDEKSKTAEPASNSKWFVILGVIALLSILFFVLRKKLEKFAIYQKALNFGKGIFHGLTSIFKLKQKGKFILLSLAIWISYYLAAYLVCFALPETSNFSFSDGFFIIVVGTLGMMVPASGGIGAFHLALKFGIMALFLSMGKNPEEGGEVGLSYAFISHTMQLVIMIVLGFISIPMLAKARNAASKNLKK, encoded by the coding sequence TTGGAAGAAACCACAAAATCAAATACTTTAAAAACCTTTCTCACCATTGCAGTTTCCTTTGCAATAGCAGCGCTCTTCATGTGGTTTGCCCTGAAAGGAATGGAATTTGAGAAAATTGCCGGCTATTTCGAAAAAGCCAATTATTTCTGGGTTTTTGCGGCCGCAGTTTTTGGAGTTTTAGCCTATTGGTTTCGCGCCATCCGCTGGAATTTATTATTGGAGCCAATGGGGTATCAAATCTCCAATTCCAATGCTTTCTGGACGATCTCGTTTGGATATTTAATGAATCTCACGATTCCCAGAAGCGGCGAACTTGCGAGATCCACCGCGCTTTTTGGTGTAGAAAAAGTTCCCGTGGAGAAATCCTTCGGCACCATTATTCTCGAAAGGGTAGTGGATTTAATTTGCATGCTGGGATTTTTGGGTCTGACCTTAATTTTCAAATATAAAGCCATCGTTTCTTTTTATCAATACGTCACCGACGAAAAGAGCAAAACCGCCGAACCTGCTTCCAATTCAAAATGGTTCGTTATTTTAGGCGTTATTGCCCTTTTATCGATCCTCTTTTTTGTGCTGCGGAAGAAATTGGAAAAGTTTGCTATCTATCAGAAAGCGCTCAATTTCGGAAAAGGAATTTTCCACGGTTTGACTTCCATCTTTAAACTGAAGCAAAAAGGAAAGTTCATACTGCTCTCGCTTGCGATCTGGATTTCCTACTATTTAGCGGCTTATCTCGTGTGTTTTGCCCTGCCCGAAACTTCTAATTTCAGTTTTTCGGATGGGTTTTTCATCATCGTCGTTGGAACATTAGGAATGATGGTTCCGGCTTCAGGCGGAATAGGTGCTTTTCATCTGGCGCTGAAATTCGGAATTATGGCCCTCTTTCTTTCCATGGGTAAAAATCCCGAAGAAGGCGGCGAAGTCGGTCTTTCCTACGCTTTTATTTCGCATACAATGCAACTCGTTATTATGATTGTTTTGGGATTTATTTCGATTCCGATGCTGGCAAAGGCAAGAAATGCAGCCTCCAAAAATCTTAAAAAATAG
- a CDS encoding KUP/HAK/KT family potassium transporter: MSDTIEGGQHFDTKKLTAVGVLVSLGIVFGDIGTSPLYVMKAIVNARRDGGNMPFDEYIEGALSCIIWTLTLQTTLKYVIIALRADNKGEGGILSLYSLVKRLKKKWLYVVAIIGASTLVADSIITPSLTVMSAVEGLKIFSPSTPVVAITLVILAVVFMVQQFGTSSIGKLFGPVMVLWFLVLGGFGSVHILENFEILKAFNPFYAYQLITHSPSAIVIMGAVFLCTTGAEALYSDLGHCGKKNIRVSWAFVKTMLILNYLGQGAWLLDNPTSVSEGVNPIFGIMPEWAILPGVILATFAAIIASQSVITGSFTMFSEAMSVTFWPNQQIDYPSGVKGQMYIPRINWGLMLLCFIVVIYFQKSEAMEAAYGLTITITMLMTTILLFFWLSRTKTMKVFAIGFIVVYLFIELGFFYANVIKFFDGGWLTMVLGGFIAVCMYAWYNGRLIKAKFIKFVKLDKYISIIKDLKLDETIPKYATNLAFLSRAKRENEIEAKIIYSILRKQPKRADHYFILNIVNQEDPFTFKYTVDEIMPGTIYKISFMLGFKIDRRINDYFDQVLADMMEEGTIPTRSSHPSLRAHNIPPDLKYVIIDNTYINDTLLTIKEKMTLNIYNFVKYIGSDDFKAWGISSHNVVVESAPILDQKVITKKIQQVNFRHCK, encoded by the coding sequence ATGTCAGATACAATCGAAGGCGGTCAGCATTTTGATACGAAAAAGCTTACCGCAGTTGGCGTACTTGTTTCCCTCGGAATTGTTTTTGGAGATATTGGAACTTCGCCGCTGTATGTAATGAAAGCGATTGTAAATGCAAGACGCGACGGGGGTAATATGCCCTTCGACGAATATATTGAAGGTGCTCTTTCCTGTATCATTTGGACTTTGACGCTTCAGACAACCCTCAAATACGTTATTATCGCCTTAAGAGCCGATAACAAAGGCGAAGGGGGAATTCTTTCTTTGTATTCCCTTGTAAAAAGACTCAAGAAAAAGTGGCTGTATGTTGTCGCTATCATTGGCGCGTCGACGCTTGTGGCCGACAGTATCATCACGCCTTCACTTACCGTAATGTCTGCAGTAGAAGGTCTTAAGATTTTTTCTCCAAGTACGCCTGTGGTTGCGATTACGTTGGTTATTTTGGCTGTCGTGTTCATGGTTCAGCAGTTCGGAACTTCCTCCATCGGAAAGCTTTTTGGACCCGTTATGGTTTTATGGTTTCTGGTTTTAGGAGGCTTTGGTTCGGTACATATTTTAGAGAATTTCGAGATTTTAAAGGCTTTTAATCCTTTTTATGCGTATCAACTTATCACGCATTCCCCGAGTGCAATCGTCATTATGGGTGCTGTTTTCCTTTGTACCACTGGTGCCGAGGCTTTGTATTCGGATCTAGGACACTGTGGAAAGAAGAATATCCGCGTGAGCTGGGCTTTTGTAAAAACAATGCTCATTCTAAATTACTTAGGTCAGGGCGCCTGGCTGCTGGATAATCCAACCAGCGTTTCAGAAGGCGTGAATCCAATCTTTGGAATTATGCCAGAATGGGCAATTTTGCCCGGCGTAATTCTTGCGACTTTTGCGGCAATCATCGCAAGTCAATCAGTCATTACGGGTTCCTTCACCATGTTTTCGGAAGCAATGTCGGTTACTTTTTGGCCGAATCAGCAGATCGATTATCCTTCCGGGGTGAAAGGTCAAATGTATATTCCCCGAATTAACTGGGGTTTGATGCTTTTGTGTTTTATCGTCGTTATTTACTTTCAAAAATCCGAAGCCATGGAGGCCGCTTACGGCTTAACCATTACCATCACGATGTTAATGACGACAATTCTTCTGTTTTTCTGGCTCAGCCGAACCAAAACAATGAAGGTGTTTGCCATTGGTTTTATTGTCGTTTACCTTTTTATCGAACTCGGATTCTTTTACGCCAATGTTATTAAATTTTTCGATGGCGGCTGGTTAACAATGGTCTTAGGCGGATTTATCGCGGTATGTATGTATGCCTGGTATAACGGCAGATTGATAAAAGCCAAATTTATCAAATTTGTGAAATTGGATAAATACATTTCGATCATCAAAGATTTAAAATTAGACGAAACAATTCCGAAATATGCGACCAATCTTGCCTTTTTAAGTCGTGCGAAAAGGGAAAATGAGATCGAAGCAAAAATCATTTACTCCATTTTGCGGAAGCAACCGAAAAGAGCGGATCATTATTTTATCTTAAATATTGTCAATCAGGAAGATCCTTTTACTTTTAAATATACTGTAGACGAAATTATGCCCGGAACAATTTATAAAATCAGTTTCATGCTGGGGTTTAAGATCGACCGTAGAATTAATGATTACTTCGACCAGGTTTTAGCCGATATGATGGAGGAAGGTACAATTCCGACGAGGAGCAGCCATCCGTCGCTGCGTGCGCACAACATTCCGCCGGATTTAAAATATGTCATTATCGACAATACGTATATCAATGATACCTTATTAACGATAAAAGAGAAAATGACCTTAAATATTTACAATTTTGTAAAATATATCGGCAGCGATGACTTCAAAGCCTGGGGTATTTCTTCCCATAATGTTGTGGTGGAGTCCGCACCAATACTGGATCAAAAGGTAATTACCAAAAAAATACAACAGGTTAATTTCCGGCATTGCAAATAA
- a CDS encoding START-like domain-containing protein, with translation MAKTKVQYEFPMHCQSEILYEYMASAEGLSEWFADDVLEKGDDFFFSWNSGPGEQATLIRYKPESFVRFRWEEDEGTKNYFEMTIVIDDITDDLALIVTDFCEPGDEEENRLYWENLIENLRLKLGAT, from the coding sequence ATGGCGAAAACTAAAGTGCAATATGAATTTCCAATGCACTGTCAGTCGGAGATTTTATACGAATATATGGCAAGTGCAGAAGGACTTTCTGAATGGTTTGCAGACGACGTGCTGGAAAAAGGCGACGATTTTTTCTTCAGCTGGAACAGTGGTCCGGGAGAGCAGGCGACGCTTATTCGTTATAAGCCGGAAAGTTTTGTGCGTTTTCGCTGGGAAGAAGATGAAGGAACGAAAAACTATTTCGAAATGACCATCGTTATTGATGATATTACAGATGATCTTGCTCTGATTGTAACCGATTTTTGCGAGCCGGGCGACGAAGAAGAGAACCGTCTTTACTGGGAGAATTTAATAGAAAACCTAAGATTGAAATTAGGCGCAACCTAA
- a CDS encoding HU family DNA-binding protein — translation MNKSELIDAIAKDANITKVAAKAALESFISNVTATLKEKDGKVSLVGFGTFSVADRAARQGINPATKKPIQIAAKKVAKFKAGADLSGAVMESMNTKKKK, via the coding sequence ATGAACAAGTCTGAACTAATCGACGCTATCGCTAAGGACGCGAACATTACTAAAGTTGCCGCAAAAGCTGCTTTAGAATCTTTTATTTCTAACGTAACTGCTACATTGAAAGAAAAGGATGGTAAAGTTTCTTTAGTTGGATTCGGTACTTTTTCTGTAGCAGATAGAGCCGCAAGACAAGGTATTAATCCTGCAACTAAAAAACCAATTCAAATTGCAGCGAAAAAAGTCGCTAAATTCAAAGCTGGTGCTGATCTTTCAGGAGCAGTAATGGAAAGCATGAATACGAAAAAGAAAAAATAA
- the pdxH gene encoding pyridoxamine 5'-phosphate oxidase: protein MENLHDKRKVYEKSQLLENQIKENPVEQFRNWFLEAEENPAISEANAMAVSTVEEDGCPRTRMVLLKSYTWEGFIFYTNYESRKGHAIENTHKACLHFFWPNMERQIIIKANLERIPDNLSDGYFHSRPKGSQLGAVVSPQSKVIPDRQFLEEKLKTLQTEYQDKEVPRPENWGGYIAKPYEIEFWQGRPNRLHDRILYELQEDLDWKISRLAP, encoded by the coding sequence ATGGAAAACCTGCACGATAAAAGAAAAGTTTACGAGAAATCTCAACTTCTTGAAAATCAAATAAAAGAAAATCCTGTAGAACAGTTCCGTAATTGGTTTCTGGAAGCAGAGGAAAATCCTGCGATTTCGGAGGCGAATGCAATGGCGGTTTCCACTGTGGAAGAAGATGGTTGTCCGCGAACACGCATGGTCCTCTTAAAGTCATACACGTGGGAAGGTTTTATTTTTTATACGAATTATGAGAGTAGAAAAGGCCACGCAATAGAAAATACTCACAAAGCCTGTCTCCACTTTTTTTGGCCGAATATGGAACGGCAGATTATTATTAAAGCCAATTTGGAAAGGATTCCCGATAATCTGAGCGATGGCTATTTTCATTCGCGCCCTAAAGGCAGTCAGTTAGGCGCCGTGGTTTCGCCACAAAGTAAAGTAATTCCCGATCGTCAATTTCTGGAAGAAAAATTAAAGACGCTCCAAACTGAGTATCAAGATAAAGAAGTTCCACGTCCCGAAAACTGGGGTGGTTATATTGCCAAACCCTACGAGATCGAATTTTGGCAAGGGCGCCCAAACCGTTTGCACGATCGTATTCTCTACGAGTTGCAGGAGGATCTGGACTGGAAAATTAGTAGGCTTGCACCGTAA
- a CDS encoding aspartate aminotransferase family protein, with the protein MQKDFFKYQAQTTQFAAGFEVEKAAGSYIYGKDGKKYLDFVAGVSANTLGHSHPKIVEAIKTQAEKYLHVMVYGEYAQEMPVKLCQLLAEATPEPLEVTYLVNSGAEAIDGSLKLAKRYTGREEIISFHNSYHGNTHGALSVSGNEYHKREFRPLLPMVNFIHFNKEKDLAKITDKTACVLLETIQGAAGFLVPDKDYLKKLKSRCEEVGALLILDEIQPGFGRTGKLFAFEHFGIVPDILVMGKGMGGGVPVGAFMSSHQIMEALSHSPKLGHITTFGGNPLIAAASYATLKEVLNSGLMDEVAEKEKLFRDLLFHPKIKNINGKGLMLAVNLGSPEYTLDVAKRCMEKGLVVFWQLYRNEYMRISPPLTLSLDEIREGCEIILSVLNEA; encoded by the coding sequence ATGCAAAAAGACTTTTTTAAATACCAGGCCCAAACCACGCAATTCGCCGCCGGTTTCGAGGTCGAAAAAGCTGCCGGGAGCTACATCTACGGCAAAGACGGCAAAAAATATCTCGATTTTGTCGCCGGCGTTTCAGCAAACACTCTAGGCCATTCGCATCCGAAAATTGTCGAAGCCATTAAGACTCAGGCAGAAAAATATCTGCATGTGATGGTTTATGGGGAATATGCTCAGGAGATGCCGGTGAAATTATGCCAACTTCTCGCCGAAGCCACGCCGGAACCTTTGGAGGTGACATATCTCGTTAATTCCGGCGCAGAAGCTATTGACGGTAGCTTAAAACTTGCAAAACGCTATACCGGTAGAGAAGAAATTATTTCTTTCCACAATTCTTACCACGGAAACACGCACGGGGCGCTGTCGGTTTCGGGTAACGAATATCATAAGCGGGAATTTCGTCCTCTTTTGCCGATGGTGAATTTTATTCACTTTAATAAGGAGAAAGATTTAGCAAAAATTACCGACAAAACAGCCTGTGTTCTTTTGGAAACCATTCAGGGCGCGGCAGGATTTCTGGTTCCGGATAAAGATTACTTAAAAAAGCTGAAATCACGCTGCGAAGAAGTGGGTGCACTCTTAATTTTAGATGAAATTCAACCCGGTTTTGGCAGGACAGGAAAACTTTTTGCCTTCGAACATTTCGGCATTGTGCCGGATATTCTGGTGATGGGGAAAGGCATGGGCGGTGGCGTTCCCGTGGGTGCTTTTATGAGTTCGCACCAAATAATGGAAGCTTTATCGCATTCGCCGAAACTTGGTCATATAACAACTTTTGGAGGCAATCCTTTAATCGCCGCGGCAAGTTATGCGACGCTGAAAGAAGTTTTGAACAGCGGCTTGATGGATGAAGTTGCGGAAAAAGAAAAATTATTTCGTGACCTTTTGTTTCATCCGAAAATTAAAAATATCAATGGTAAAGGTTTAATGCTGGCTGTAAATCTGGGGTCGCCCGAATACACGTTAGATGTCGCGAAGCGTTGTATGGAGAAGGGTTTGGTGGTTTTCTGGCAGCTCTACCGAAACGAATATATGCGCATCTCCCCACCGCTGACTTTATCGCTGGACGAAATCCGCGAGGGGTGCGAGATTATCCTCAGCGTTTTAAACGAGGCCTAA
- a CDS encoding pyruvate dehydrogenase complex E1 component subunit beta has protein sequence MKEYTFREVIAQAMSEEMRKDESIYLMGEEVAEYNGAYKASKGMLDEFGAKRIIDTPIAELGFTGIAIGSAMNGNRPIVEYMTFNFCLVGIDQIINNAAKIRQMTGGQWNCPIVFRGPTASAGQLGATHSQALESWFANIPGLKVIVPSNPYDAKGLLKSAIQDNDPVIFMESEQMYGDKMEIPEEEYYLPIGKADIKREGTDVTLVSFGKIMKLAMQAAEDMEKEGISVEVIDLRTVRPLDFDTVINSVKKTNRLVILEEAWPFGSVSSEITYMVQQLAFDYLDAPIKRITTPDAPAPYSAPLFAEWFPKLEKVKEEIKKAMYVKA, from the coding sequence ATGAGCGAGGAGATGCGCAAAGACGAATCCATTTATCTGATGGGTGAGGAGGTTGCCGAATATAATGGTGCTTACAAAGCTTCTAAAGGAATGTTGGATGAATTTGGTGCAAAACGAATTATCGATACGCCCATTGCAGAACTCGGTTTTACGGGGATTGCAATTGGTTCGGCCATGAACGGAAACCGCCCAATTGTTGAATATATGACCTTCAATTTTTGTTTGGTAGGGATTGATCAAATTATCAATAATGCCGCGAAGATTCGTCAAATGACCGGCGGCCAGTGGAATTGTCCGATCGTTTTCCGCGGCCCGACCGCTTCGGCAGGACAATTAGGGGCGACGCATTCTCAAGCTTTGGAAAGTTGGTTTGCCAATATTCCCGGTTTAAAAGTGATTGTTCCATCTAATCCATACGATGCGAAAGGTTTATTGAAAAGCGCCATTCAGGACAATGATCCCGTAATTTTTATGGAATCGGAACAGATGTACGGTGATAAAATGGAAATTCCGGAAGAAGAATATTACCTTCCGATCGGAAAAGCCGACATCAAGCGCGAAGGAACCGACGTAACTTTAGTCTCGTTCGGAAAAATAATGAAATTAGCCATGCAGGCAGCAGAAGATATGGAGAAGGAAGGGATTTCGGTAGAAGTGATCGATCTTCGTACTGTGCGCCCTTTGGATTTCGATACTGTAATTAATTCTGTGAAAAAAACCAACCGCCTGGTTATTCTGGAAGAAGCCTGGCCGTTTGGTTCGGTTTCCTCAGAGATTACATATATGGTTCAGCAACTGGCGTTTGACTATCTCGACGCGCCGATTAAAAGAATTACAACACCGGATGCTCCGGCCCCTTACTCGGCACCTCTTTTCGCAGAATGGTTCCCGAAGCTGGAAAAAGTGAAAGAAGAAATTAAAAAAGCCATGTACGTTAAAGCATAA